A genomic stretch from Sulfurimonas sediminis includes:
- a CDS encoding ATP-binding protein, giving the protein MISFFKKSLRNKLLVSFLFVGLLPFAILLVYTIFLSQTKIVNQTIKEQFYRANDVKGLIKHHITNLKKEIEFIASLDLMDDIITDDIDKRISILLSKKATDFSLDLSLFVVNNDGLVIASSHNELLLTSFEKYKKLSQNTFIEGEYLYISSQILSSFDRTKKLGYLVLKYNLQNLTRYLSHQENIHSYIINSKTGIIVGDTQALKVDLKKEKESVITDKYVIVYERFDGVLKNSYLVYGVDKSEALKFLYEFVRFMLLISLFITVFVVVIALRYSKSIVSPIENLTKATQKITQEQDYRASLPIESEDEIATLTASFNEMVQTTANALKNLEEENKLRLKRFIQLIEVFNKIIQTQSEDECIAVSIKLIQQITKRDDLVFSKVHTDNSIDLYVTDFEQNKKIYFGSITLALESFSDENEKRFYNSIATMIALQLDRIRLIRRTMAASQAKSAFISNMSHELRTPLNAIIGFSQFLIAYEDLTQDQQETVGNIESSAHYLLGMINDILDIAKIEAGKMEAHIENVDLKSVVKSSYEMLKPLADEKNLEFSLDMQEYTLQTVHTDPKMFQQIITNLLSNAIKFTQEGFVRIKLYNTKEKVCVHVQDSGIGIDKEDLEQLFSDFTQVENVMQKTHKGTGLGLSLSKKMAQILGGDVTLRSEGKGKGSQAEFCFHPEP; this is encoded by the coding sequence ATGATTAGTTTTTTTAAAAAATCCTTACGAAACAAACTGCTTGTCAGTTTTTTGTTTGTCGGTCTGCTTCCGTTTGCAATCTTGCTTGTCTATACCATATTTTTAAGCCAGACAAAGATTGTCAACCAAACGATTAAAGAGCAGTTTTACAGGGCGAATGATGTAAAAGGCTTAATTAAACACCATATTACCAATCTCAAAAAAGAGATTGAATTTATTGCCTCTTTGGATTTAATGGACGATATTATTACAGATGATATTGATAAACGTATCTCTATTCTTTTAAGCAAGAAAGCAACAGATTTCAGTCTTGATTTGTCACTCTTTGTAGTAAACAATGATGGGCTTGTTATTGCAAGTTCACATAATGAACTCCTCTTGACTTCTTTTGAAAAATATAAAAAACTCTCTCAAAACACTTTTATTGAGGGAGAATATCTTTACATCAGTTCTCAGATTCTCTCCTCATTTGACAGAACAAAAAAACTCGGCTATCTGGTCTTGAAATATAACCTGCAAAATCTCACAAGATATCTTTCTCATCAGGAAAATATACATTCCTACATTATCAACAGCAAAACCGGTATTATTGTAGGTGATACGCAGGCTTTGAAAGTAGATTTAAAAAAAGAAAAAGAGAGTGTTATTACAGATAAATATGTCATTGTGTATGAACGGTTTGATGGTGTCTTGAAAAACAGTTATCTTGTTTATGGAGTAGACAAATCCGAAGCATTAAAATTTTTATATGAATTTGTCCGCTTTATGTTGCTCATTTCTCTCTTTATTACAGTTTTTGTCGTTGTTATCGCCTTGCGATACTCTAAAAGCATTGTATCACCAATTGAAAATCTGACAAAAGCAACACAAAAAATCACTCAGGAGCAAGACTATAGAGCATCTTTACCTATTGAATCCGAAGATGAAATAGCAACGCTTACTGCTTCATTTAATGAGATGGTACAAACAACAGCAAATGCACTGAAAAACCTCGAAGAAGAGAACAAACTGCGCCTCAAGCGTTTTATACAGCTTATTGAGGTCTTTAATAAAATTATTCAAACGCAGAGTGAAGATGAGTGTATTGCGGTTTCAATAAAGCTGATTCAACAAATCACCAAGAGAGATGACCTTGTTTTCTCAAAAGTGCATACAGACAACTCTATAGATTTATATGTAACAGATTTTGAACAGAACAAAAAAATCTATTTTGGCTCTATCACTTTGGCTCTTGAAAGTTTTTCGGATGAGAATGAAAAACGTTTTTACAACTCCATCGCAACAATGATAGCCTTGCAACTCGACAGAATACGCCTTATCCGCAGAACAATGGCTGCATCACAGGCTAAATCTGCTTTTATCTCAAATATGTCTCATGAACTCCGAACACCGCTGAATGCGATTATAGGTTTTTCCCAGTTTTTAATTGCCTATGAAGATTTGACACAGGACCAACAGGAAACAGTAGGAAATATAGAGTCATCAGCACATTATCTCCTCGGAATGATAAACGATATTTTAGATATTGCCAAGATTGAAGCCGGAAAAATGGAAGCACATATTGAGAATGTTGACCTCAAAAGTGTTGTAAAAAGCAGTTATGAGATGCTCAAACCGCTTGCAGATGAGAAAAATTTGGAATTTAGTCTTGATATGCAAGAGTATACTCTTCAAACGGTGCATACTGACCCGAAAATGTTTCAGCAGATTATCACCAATCTACTCTCCAATGCTATTAAATTTACACAAGAGGGTTTTGTCAGGATAAAACTTTACAATACCAAAGAAAAGGTATGCGTACATGTACAAGACAGCGGCATAGGGATAGACAAAGAGGATTTGGAACAACTCTTCAGTGATTTTACACAGGTTGAAAATGTGATGCAAAAAACACACAAAGGGACAGGACTCGGGCTCTCTTTAAGCAAAAAGATGGCACAGATTCTGGGCGGTGATGTGACCCTTCGCAGTGAAGGCAAAGGGAAAGGGAGTCAGGCAGAATTTTGTTTTCATCCAGAGCCTTAG
- a CDS encoding HD-GYP domain-containing protein — protein MAKVLLCDDELMNRKVASKILKKEGFEVIEAQNGQEALDIMQTEAVDLVLLDLMMPVMDGYTALKIIKEDENISHIPVIIISALSDREAITKGLKIGANEYITKPFDITEFLLRVKNAVRMGELQNKKNEKEIIHILAKTAEYRDNETSMHTIRVGEISAYLAKKIGWNQEEIELMRLAAPMHDMGKVGIPDNILLKPGKLNDDEFEIMKTHAQIGYEILSQKSTPLLVLAAEIALTHHEKYNGTGYPKKLQGDAIPLSGAIVAVVDVFDALLSKRPYKEPFSIEKTLEIIKEGSGVHFHPEIVHLFLENIEDILHIRESLLDD, from the coding sequence ATGGCAAAAGTATTGTTATGCGATGATGAATTGATGAACAGAAAAGTCGCTTCCAAAATTCTTAAGAAAGAGGGTTTTGAAGTTATAGAAGCACAAAACGGGCAGGAAGCACTCGACATTATGCAGACAGAGGCAGTCGACTTAGTGCTTTTAGATTTGATGATGCCTGTCATGGATGGCTATACAGCACTTAAAATCATTAAAGAAGATGAAAATATTTCCCATATTCCTGTGATTATTATCTCCGCACTCTCAGACAGAGAGGCAATAACCAAGGGTTTAAAAATTGGTGCAAATGAGTATATTACAAAACCATTCGACATTACAGAATTTCTTTTGCGTGTGAAGAATGCTGTCAGAATGGGAGAACTGCAAAACAAGAAAAATGAAAAAGAGATTATTCATATTTTGGCAAAAACGGCAGAGTATCGAGACAATGAAACCTCTATGCACACGATACGTGTTGGAGAAATATCTGCCTATTTGGCAAAAAAAATCGGCTGGAATCAAGAAGAGATTGAACTGATGCGTCTTGCTGCACCGATGCACGATATGGGAAAAGTCGGCATCCCCGACAATATACTGCTAAAACCGGGAAAATTAAATGATGATGAGTTTGAAATAATGAAAACACATGCACAGATAGGATATGAAATCCTCTCCCAAAAGAGTACACCCCTTTTGGTATTGGCAGCTGAAATTGCTCTGACTCATCATGAAAAATACAACGGAACAGGGTATCCAAAAAAGTTACAGGGAGATGCAATCCCCTTGAGTGGAGCGATTGTAGCTGTTGTGGATGTATTTGATGCACTTTTGAGCAAGAGACCCTACAAAGAGCCTTTTAGCATAGAAAAGACACTTGAAATCATCAAAGAAGGAAGTGGTGTGCATTTTCATCCTGAAATCGTGCACCTGTTTTTAGAAAATATTGAAGATATTTTACACATAAGAGAATCTTTGCTGGATGATTAG
- a CDS encoding FAD:protein FMN transferase: protein MGFFIRGLKAKVMSTELIMEANVSRKILFEALESVKRFEERFSAYNEDSLVSLINKNAGIEAVTCNQEECELFSEALKIAQRSKGKFDPTIGALTQGLYGFGKTDKKIPAKQELQKTKHLVDYRQLHVKDNTVFLAKKRMRLDLGGIGKGYIAQKVFLFLQSKGATKILVNAGGEILTLGKNYRVAITNPFDIHKYLGVIETKNTPFSISTSGDYERYIGSKKNHHILDSQSATQNHYYSSLTVLKNGITATLLDAVATIAFNTPAHELKDLSKEYDVAIIAVTDEGELLFENFKNLDIKACEIFP from the coding sequence ATGGGTTTTTTCATAAGAGGATTAAAAGCCAAAGTGATGAGCACAGAGCTTATCATGGAGGCCAATGTTTCTCGCAAAATTCTCTTTGAAGCGCTTGAGAGTGTCAAGCGTTTTGAAGAGAGATTTTCTGCCTATAATGAGGATTCCCTTGTTTCTCTAATCAATAAAAATGCAGGGATTGAAGCGGTTACATGTAACCAAGAGGAGTGTGAACTTTTTTCAGAAGCACTCAAAATCGCACAACGCTCAAAAGGAAAATTCGATCCCACAATCGGTGCTTTGACACAGGGGCTTTACGGTTTTGGGAAAACAGATAAGAAGATACCTGCCAAACAAGAACTTCAAAAAACAAAACATCTTGTCGATTACCGCCAGTTACATGTAAAAGACAACACAGTATTTCTTGCAAAAAAAAGAATGCGTCTGGATCTTGGGGGGATAGGCAAAGGGTATATTGCTCAAAAAGTATTTTTATTTCTACAAAGCAAAGGAGCGACAAAAATCCTTGTCAATGCTGGGGGTGAGATACTTACACTGGGAAAAAACTACCGGGTCGCCATTACCAATCCTTTTGACATACACAAATATCTTGGTGTCATCGAAACAAAAAACACGCCTTTTAGTATCTCTACAAGTGGAGATTATGAACGTTATATCGGCTCGAAAAAAAATCATCATATATTAGACAGTCAGTCTGCTACACAAAACCATTACTACAGCAGTCTAACAGTTTTAAAAAACGGTATAACGGCAACACTTTTGGATGCGGTTGCGACTATAGCCTTTAATACCCCTGCCCATGAATTGAAAGACTTGTCAAAAGAGTATGATGTTGCTATAATTGCCGTAACTGATGAAGGAGAGCTTTTATTTGAAAATTTTAAAAATTTAGATATAAAAGCATGTGAAATTTTTCCATAA
- a CDS encoding DUF3570 domain-containing protein: protein MSLKYFIWMMISLVALEISSLASSLKDSMSFGINSYSDNADVQVYSPTFSLFKKVSHQWMLGFKMRIDTITAASISNGANSQRVDAVTGASRAEGVLFDDVRYAPTLMATYDDGKNMLSFGAYYSKEADYTGRAVFVNYVRQLNEQNTALGIGISQSSDYWYPVFDRELPRDDRKEGKIDLSLNQLITPGFSLQGVFSYMYSEGFLSSPYHYVLQDGFAKFENYPQTRTGKAFAFKGVYLLNPDNAMNFSYRYYTDDWDIKSHTVNIEELHDFSSHFTSGLRLRYYTQTKSNFVKALGSYSVNDPYFAIDYRMSAFDSYTIGLPFIYKTSKGDKVTASIDYYQTSKNDYIKNWYGVDSIKAVFTTLTYEFEY, encoded by the coding sequence ATGTCGTTAAAATATTTTATATGGATGATGATTTCTCTTGTTGCACTTGAGATAAGTTCTTTGGCATCGAGCCTGAAAGACAGTATGAGTTTTGGAATAAACAGCTACAGTGACAATGCAGATGTACAGGTTTATTCACCGACATTTTCTTTGTTTAAAAAAGTATCGCATCAGTGGATGCTTGGATTTAAGATGAGAATTGACACAATTACGGCAGCAAGTATCAGTAACGGTGCCAATTCACAAAGAGTAGATGCCGTTACAGGCGCATCACGTGCGGAAGGAGTACTTTTTGATGATGTACGCTATGCCCCGACTCTCATGGCTACATATGATGACGGAAAAAATATGCTAAGCTTTGGAGCGTATTACTCAAAAGAGGCAGATTATACCGGCAGAGCAGTCTTTGTAAACTATGTACGTCAACTCAACGAGCAAAATACTGCACTTGGAATCGGTATTTCACAATCGTCTGATTACTGGTACCCTGTATTTGACAGAGAATTGCCAAGAGATGATAGAAAAGAGGGTAAAATTGACCTCTCTCTCAATCAGTTGATAACACCGGGATTTTCGCTTCAGGGCGTTTTCTCTTACATGTACAGTGAAGGTTTTTTATCTTCTCCGTATCATTATGTACTGCAAGATGGTTTTGCAAAGTTTGAAAACTATCCCCAAACACGAACAGGAAAAGCATTTGCATTCAAGGGAGTATATCTCCTTAACCCAGACAATGCAATGAACTTTTCCTATCGGTATTATACAGATGACTGGGATATAAAATCACATACAGTCAATATAGAAGAGTTGCACGATTTCAGTTCACATTTTACATCTGGCCTTAGATTGCGCTATTATACGCAGACAAAGTCCAATTTTGTCAAAGCTCTTGGCAGCTACAGTGTCAATGACCCTTACTTTGCCATAGATTACCGTATGAGTGCCTTTGACTCCTATACAATTGGACTGCCGTTCATTTATAAAACAAGTAAAGGTGACAAGGTGACAGCAAGCATTGACTATTATCAAACCAGTAAAAACGATTATATTAAAAACTGGTATGGCGTGGACAGCATAAAGGCTGTTTTTACCACACTCACCTATGAGTTTGAGTATTAA
- a CDS encoding DUF4266 domain-containing protein, translated as MKILFLVLLMLFITGCSEKLVRVMPYEKEFFAQDKMSLSPVAERAEQEGHIFLIREASAGGESSFQGGCGCR; from the coding sequence ATGAAGATACTTTTTTTAGTGCTTTTAATGCTATTTATAACAGGCTGCAGTGAAAAACTTGTCCGGGTTATGCCGTACGAGAAAGAGTTTTTTGCGCAAGACAAGATGAGCCTTTCTCCGGTTGCCGAACGTGCCGAACAGGAGGGACATATCTTTCTTATCCGTGAAGCGAGCGCCGGAGGAGAGAGTAGTTTTCAGGGGGGTTGCGGATGTCGTTAA
- a CDS encoding TlpA family protein disulfide reductase — translation MKKVILTVMICLTLFAAPREGDKQVAYTLPLLYKPAKVLSNSEMRGKVVLLNLWASWCSGCQEEMPLFVALQKRHNKKDFIVVAASIDSVDDNAKEFLNRVDPDKNLIALYDVKKSLPKAYRCPGLPSSFLIDKEGKIAAVYIGSLDKAMIKDLEKKIAELERK, via the coding sequence ATGAAAAAAGTAATATTAACAGTAATGATATGCCTCACTCTTTTTGCCGCACCGAGAGAAGGAGACAAGCAGGTAGCCTATACACTGCCACTGCTTTATAAGCCTGCAAAAGTACTAAGCAACAGTGAGATGAGAGGCAAGGTGGTACTGCTCAATCTTTGGGCAAGCTGGTGCAGTGGATGCCAAGAGGAGATGCCTCTTTTTGTTGCTTTGCAAAAACGGCACAACAAAAAAGATTTTATAGTTGTTGCTGCAAGCATAGACAGTGTAGATGACAATGCAAAAGAGTTTTTAAACAGAGTTGATCCAGACAAAAACCTCATTGCCCTGTATGATGTAAAAAAGAGTTTGCCAAAGGCATATAGATGTCCCGGACTGCCATCTTCATTCCTGATTGACAAGGAAGGAAAAATTGCGGCAGTTTACATAGGCAGCCTTGATAAAGCAATGATAAAGGATTTAGAGAAAAAGATAGCTGAGCTGGAAAGGAAATAG
- a CDS encoding response regulator transcription factor, with protein MNILIVEDYVIVAKQLAKFLKAEGYHCDVAFGYKEAQQLIDENHYALILLDWNLGDGDGLILLKEIRDMGIQTPVFMLSANSEVDDRVAVLDSGADDYLCKPYSTVELLARVRALLRRENSIKKTEITIGNVTLLESNREVFVGKEKIELTTAEFDLLELMMKNPNQVLTRYQLSEHINKSNYSVKHSNLVDVHVKNIRKKLQNKEFIKSIRGVGYKIGKSS; from the coding sequence ATGAATATTTTAATAGTAGAAGATTATGTGATTGTTGCAAAACAACTTGCAAAATTTCTCAAAGCAGAAGGGTATCACTGTGATGTTGCTTTTGGCTACAAAGAAGCCCAGCAGTTGATTGACGAAAACCATTATGCACTGATTCTTCTCGACTGGAATCTTGGTGACGGTGACGGCTTGATACTTTTAAAAGAAATACGTGACATGGGCATTCAGACACCTGTTTTTATGCTCTCGGCAAACTCTGAAGTGGATGACAGAGTTGCAGTTTTAGATAGTGGCGCTGATGATTATTTATGCAAACCATACTCAACAGTGGAGCTTTTGGCAAGAGTGCGTGCTTTGTTGCGTCGTGAAAACAGTATCAAAAAAACTGAAATTACTATTGGCAATGTCACTTTGCTCGAAAGCAACAGAGAGGTATTTGTCGGAAAAGAAAAAATAGAATTAACGACCGCGGAATTTGATCTTTTGGAGTTGATGATGAAAAATCCAAATCAGGTTTTAACACGCTATCAATTAAGTGAGCATATCAACAAAAGCAATTATTCTGTCAAACACAGCAATCTTGTTGATGTACATGTAAAAAATATTCGAAAAAAGCTTCAAAACAAAGAGTTTATAAAAAGTATCCGTGGGGTAGGATACAAAATAGGAAAATCTTCATAA
- a CDS encoding methyl-accepting chemotaxis protein, whose translation MFSSVKSKVIVSIAALSILGLIGMSYYLSSTLHSLSDSTAKKSLKMLSESIFQTMTTSMMMGDPEVVQTAFESAKSIDGIEDLKIAKSKAVMEVYAPNETYTTDPLIQEVLQNKQTKIIEKNEDGHHIIRMIKPMTAEKRCLQCHYNAEVGYALGAMDLTISLDKNDEEITQTNTTLIISLIIGGIAFSIVALIFFSREIFTPLNNLKERIADLVRGNKDLTKRLAYKKGNEFGETANEVNHFIEMIQSTVNEVKSLGEQNNEIASEIEISSHVIRKGVQQEREIVSKTSQKTEDIQKILDETIEAATVTQETILNAEKELEEAHSSLAKLNSEVEHFVESENELSSELLVLKNDADQVKNVLNVIKEIAEQTNLLALNAAIEAARAGEHGRGFAVVADEVRKLAERTQKSLAEIDISVSTIVQAINDVSDKMTVNAQNIEALVHISDDVEQKITTTSKAMQTSSQMANKSKDDSEKMSQNIQEIIRYIEKIETLSTANGTSVISIEADLQKLVQVASSLQKTIDEFKS comes from the coding sequence ATGTTTTCATCAGTAAAGTCAAAAGTAATTGTCTCCATTGCCGCACTAAGTATTCTCGGACTTATCGGAATGTCCTATTATCTCTCCTCGACACTGCACAGTCTTTCCGATAGCACTGCAAAAAAATCTCTAAAAATGCTGAGTGAGTCCATTTTTCAGACGATGACAACAAGTATGATGATGGGTGACCCCGAAGTTGTCCAAACTGCCTTTGAGAGTGCAAAAAGCATCGACGGCATAGAAGACTTGAAAATTGCAAAATCAAAAGCCGTTATGGAAGTTTATGCACCAAATGAAACATATACGACCGACCCTCTTATACAGGAAGTTTTACAAAACAAACAGACAAAAATTATCGAAAAAAATGAAGACGGGCACCATATTATTCGCATGATAAAACCAATGACAGCCGAAAAAAGATGCCTCCAGTGTCACTACAATGCAGAAGTCGGGTATGCTCTTGGAGCAATGGATTTGACAATATCTCTTGACAAAAACGATGAAGAGATTACACAGACAAACACAACGCTTATCATCTCTTTGATTATCGGAGGTATCGCTTTTAGCATTGTTGCTCTCATTTTTTTCAGCCGTGAAATTTTTACACCGCTGAACAATCTCAAAGAGAGGATTGCAGACCTTGTCCGTGGGAACAAAGATTTAACCAAACGTCTTGCCTACAAAAAAGGCAATGAGTTTGGTGAAACTGCCAATGAAGTCAATCACTTTATAGAAATGATACAATCTACCGTAAATGAGGTAAAATCTCTCGGCGAACAAAACAATGAAATTGCCTCTGAAATAGAAATTTCTTCCCATGTCATACGCAAGGGGGTACAGCAGGAGAGAGAAATTGTTTCCAAAACAAGCCAAAAAACAGAAGATATCCAAAAGATTTTAGATGAAACCATAGAGGCAGCCACTGTTACTCAGGAAACGATTCTCAATGCCGAAAAAGAACTCGAAGAGGCACACAGCTCTCTGGCAAAACTTAACAGTGAAGTAGAACATTTTGTAGAGAGTGAAAACGAACTCTCAAGCGAACTTTTAGTCCTTAAAAATGATGCCGATCAGGTCAAAAATGTCCTCAATGTTATCAAAGAGATAGCCGAACAGACAAATCTTTTAGCCCTTAATGCCGCCATAGAAGCTGCGCGCGCAGGAGAACACGGGCGCGGATTTGCCGTGGTTGCCGATGAAGTCAGAAAACTTGCAGAACGCACCCAAAAAAGTTTGGCAGAGATAGACATCAGTGTCAGCACTATTGTGCAGGCTATCAATGACGTCAGTGACAAGATGACAGTCAATGCGCAAAACATAGAAGCTCTTGTCCATATATCTGATGATGTGGAACAAAAAATCACGACAACTTCCAAAGCGATGCAAACCTCTTCACAGATGGCAAACAAATCAAAAGACGACAGTGAAAAAATGTCGCAGAACATTCAAGAAATCATTCGCTATATAGAGAAGATAGAAACCCTTTCCACCGCAAACGGTACAAGTGTCATCAGTATAGAAGCTGATTTGCAAAAACTCGTACAGGTTGCCTCTTCTTTACAGAAAACAATCGACGAATTCAAAAGCTAA
- a CDS encoding TIGR00303 family protein: MQTYNILTNDVDSLPEGKADFLLAASVTKTCEIDGITQAGIPGLIPLTPTLDAEYISHEKVFSLGELAETPTGVPTPALITRAVHNLTPFSTIEILDLGLSQQPQNCIVHQFDIQPSGSIDTGANIDAKEVFLKGMEFGKAYELKGNYLILGESTPAGTTTATASVLALGYDCADDFSSSFLHVPSNIKTQTVNKALSLINSDMDNFEKLGIVSDNMLLFCAGFLLEASKRFEIVLAGGTQMAACLLIADRLREDVLMRVKHDNITLATTQWVTKDKNSDIAHILEQLSYTPHALYTTFSFAKTQIPILKKYDEGEAKEGVGAGAALAYAAQNSIQNQELLEQIEYLIYSM, from the coding sequence ATGCAAACATATAATATACTGACAAACGATGTGGACTCCCTTCCTGAGGGGAAAGCTGATTTTTTACTTGCCGCAAGCGTCACAAAGACCTGTGAAATAGACGGGATTACCCAGGCCGGGATTCCGGGTCTAATTCCTCTTACTCCTACTCTTGATGCCGAATACATAAGTCATGAAAAAGTTTTCTCTTTGGGTGAGCTTGCCGAAACACCCACAGGTGTTCCTACTCCTGCACTTATTACCCGTGCGGTACATAATCTCACTCCTTTTAGTACAATTGAGATTTTGGATTTGGGTCTGAGCCAACAGCCGCAAAACTGCATTGTGCACCAGTTTGATATCCAACCCTCAGGCTCTATTGACACAGGGGCGAATATTGATGCAAAAGAGGTGTTTTTAAAAGGTATGGAGTTTGGAAAAGCTTATGAGTTAAAAGGAAATTATCTCATCCTTGGAGAAAGTACCCCGGCAGGCACAACAACAGCAACCGCTTCCGTCTTGGCACTCGGCTATGACTGTGCAGATGATTTTTCCTCAAGTTTCTTACATGTACCGAGCAACATCAAGACGCAAACAGTCAACAAAGCCCTCAGCCTCATCAACAGTGACATGGACAATTTTGAAAAACTTGGCATTGTCAGTGACAATATGCTTCTTTTTTGTGCCGGATTTTTGCTTGAAGCTTCCAAGCGATTTGAAATAGTTCTGGCAGGTGGAACACAGATGGCAGCCTGTCTCTTAATCGCCGACAGACTCAGAGAAGATGTTTTGATGCGGGTCAAACATGACAACATTACCCTTGCAACCACGCAGTGGGTCACAAAGGACAAGAATTCCGATATTGCCCATATTTTAGAGCAGTTAAGCTATACACCCCATGCACTCTATACAACATTCAGTTTTGCAAAAACCCAGATACCCATACTCAAAAAGTATGACGAGGGCGAAGCAAAAGAGGGCGTTGGCGCAGGTGCTGCCCTTGCTTATGCAGCACAAAACAGCATACAAAATCAGGAACTTTTGGAGCAGATTGAGTATTTAATTTACAGTATGTAA
- a CDS encoding complement resistance protein TraT — translation MLKKSVIIASLMALVLVGFSGCSAMKTAVKKRNLDVQTKMSETVFLEPVGPEEKIIYFDMRNTSDKQVDVKTAIANEFRAKGYKITNDPKKAKYMLQGNILKVGKSDLREAQAMMGSSFGAALTGGALGAATSYSLGGGGRTSAAIGLAGAALGFLGDALVEDTVYVMVTDLQIRERPLEGEVVTQTQQASLAQGSSTKVQQDIKGGKVKWKTYRTRIISTANKMNLKFDEARPVLEKALARSIAGVF, via the coding sequence ATGTTGAAAAAAAGTGTTATTATAGCGTCGTTGATGGCGTTGGTTTTAGTTGGGTTTAGTGGTTGTAGTGCGATGAAGACAGCCGTAAAAAAGAGAAATCTTGATGTACAGACAAAAATGTCTGAAACTGTATTTTTGGAGCCTGTGGGTCCGGAAGAAAAGATTATCTACTTTGATATGAGAAATACTTCTGACAAGCAGGTTGATGTTAAGACTGCAATTGCTAACGAGTTTAGAGCCAAAGGCTATAAAATAACGAATGATCCAAAGAAAGCAAAATATATGCTCCAGGGGAATATTTTAAAAGTCGGTAAAAGTGACTTAAGAGAAGCACAGGCTATGATGGGTTCCAGTTTTGGTGCGGCGTTAACCGGGGGTGCTTTAGGTGCTGCAACATCATACTCATTAGGCGGTGGAGGACGTACGAGTGCTGCGATAGGATTAGCAGGTGCTGCACTTGGTTTTCTTGGAGATGCTTTGGTAGAAGATACAGTATATGTAATGGTAACTGATTTACAAATCCGTGAGAGACCACTTGAAGGTGAAGTTGTAACACAAACACAGCAGGCATCTTTGGCACAGGGAAGCTCTACAAAAGTACAGCAAGACATTAAAGGCGGCAAAGTAAAATGGAAAACGTACCGTACACGTATTATTTCAACTGCAAATAAAATGAATTTAAAATTTGACGAAGCACGTCCGGTTCTTGAAAAAGCGCTTGCTCGTTCAATTGCAGGTGTATTTTAA
- a CDS encoding carbonic anhydrase produces MKKFSTATLALMAGATMAFAGVEAHWDYAKHGPQDWGHFSKTCKQGKEQSPINIETEKTQQLDHSYTIKLSEDYKGVSTVVDNGHSLKVTPVDAGYISLHGKDYKLKQFHFHGMSEHTIDGRRYNAVAHFVHMAKDGSVAVIAVMFEVGEENPALTKILNAKAKVTINPNDLLPEDTDHYYHYKGSFTTPPCTEGVEWYIFKDTVNISKSQLDALRKYYRNNERPTQPLNKRVVQTK; encoded by the coding sequence ATGAAAAAGTTTAGTACAGCAACTTTGGCACTGATGGCAGGTGCAACAATGGCATTTGCCGGTGTTGAAGCACATTGGGACTATGCAAAACACGGTCCTCAGGACTGGGGACACTTCAGTAAAACCTGCAAACAGGGCAAAGAACAGTCTCCCATCAATATAGAAACAGAAAAAACACAGCAACTGGACCATAGCTACACAATCAAACTTTCCGAAGACTACAAAGGTGTTTCCACTGTTGTGGACAATGGGCACTCCCTTAAAGTCACCCCGGTTGATGCAGGCTATATTTCACTGCACGGAAAAGACTATAAGTTAAAACAGTTTCATTTTCACGGCATGAGCGAGCACACAATTGACGGCAGAAGATACAATGCAGTCGCGCATTTTGTCCATATGGCAAAAGACGGGTCGGTAGCTGTTATAGCTGTAATGTTTGAAGTGGGTGAAGAGAATCCTGCATTAACAAAAATCCTCAATGCCAAAGCAAAAGTCACCATAAATCCAAATGACCTCTTGCCAGAAGATACCGACCACTACTATCATTACAAAGGCTCTTTTACAACACCGCCTTGTACAGAAGGTGTAGAGTGGTATATTTTTAAAGATACAGTCAACATCTCAAAATCACAACTCGATGCTTTAAGAAAATACTACAGAAACAACGAAAGACCGACACAGCCTCTTAACAAAAGAGTTGTCCAAACAAAATAA